The following coding sequences are from one Bacillota bacterium window:
- a CDS encoding S8 family serine peptidase: protein MSTFPRSSLGADQYTLMSATSMAAPFVAGLAGLVWTAPWGTSNTAVRDRIQSTVDPIVTDQPIGGRINAARAVGAR, encoded by the coding sequence GTGTCGACCTTCCCTCGGTCATCGCTCGGGGCCGACCAGTATACCTTGATGAGCGCTACTTCCATGGCGGCCCCCTTTGTAGCCGGGTTGGCGGGACTGGTCTGGACTGCTCCGTGGGGGACGAGCAACACTGCGGTTCGCGACCGAATCCAGTCGACCGTCGATCCGATCGTAACTGACCAGCCTATTGGAGGTCGCATCAATGCGGCACGCGCGGTGGGGGCGAGGTAG